The following nucleotide sequence is from Candidatus Latescibacter sp..
GAACACCGTGGTGATCATGAAAAAGATAAGCAGCAGAAACACGCAATCGATCATCGGTGTCATATCCATTGCCGGTCCTTCTCGTTCTTCATCTTTTTTTCTTGACATCGAAATCTCCGCAAAAATGAACTAAATCAATTCCCGGCGCCCCGGGCCTGCTGCTCGACTGCAAAGGCCATGCCTTCCACCCCCTGCCCTTTAGCCACATCCATGGCATATATTACTGCACCGTGAGGCGCCTGGGGATCGCCCTGGAAAATAACATTTTTATTGTTATTCTCTTCCATGGCTCCTTTTATGGCGCTGGCCAAAGCTTCAGCCGGTACAGGAGAACCCGCAACGGTGTATTGGCCTTCAGAGGAAATGGTTACATTGATATCTTTCTTTTTCTGCTGCTGTTCTTCCTGTTGATCTGCAGGGCCGGGCAAATCAACGACCAGGCCTCTAACATCGATGAATGTGGTTGTTATCATAAAGAATATCAGGAGAAGGAAAATGCAGTCGGTCATGGGCGTCATATCCATTGCCGCTTCTCCAATCTCTATTTCAGTTCCTTTTCTTTTAATAATCATAAATGATCGCCCCCCCCATACAGTTATTTTACTTTCTCCAGTTGAGCAAGTAAAGTGTTGGCGAACGATACGGCATACAGTTCGATGCTGGCGCGCGATGAATCCGCCTTATTGGCCAGATACCGATACATAACCACCGACGGAATAGCGATGAACAGACCGGTTGCGGTGGTGATCAGCGCCTCGGAAATACCTGCAGCCACCACTTTCGGATCGCCGGTACCGGACGCCGCAATGGAGTTGAACGCGGAAATCATTCCCGTAATGGTTCCCAAAAGTCCGAGAAGAGTGGAGATACTGCCGACCGTTGCCAGAGCGGGAAGGAATCTGCCTACATAACCTTTTACCGATTCATCAATGGTCACCAGCAATTCTTCACGGAATTCATTCAAATCACCTTGCTGTGTAAGGAATCTGGTAACGGGATCAGACGCTTCTAACGAGGCGCCTATTGCCTTGCGACGTGCAGTAAGATCACGTTTTTCCGCAGCGAGAGTGTCGAATCTCTTGAGAAGACGTGCAAAAACATAATTCATGACACCCTTGCCTTTGGCAACTTTCTTTGCCGCAGCTTCCAAACCCCCTTTATCGAACTCCGATTCAAGGTCATTGAGTTGTTTTTCACAACTTCTTGGGCTGGGCAAGCGATGCAGGGTAATCGTTCTTTCAAACACCACAGCCAAACCCGTGAGAGCTGACGCCAGAAGAGGCCACATACAAATGCCGCCGGCTTTGAAAATCTCGATCATGGTACTCCATCTCCTTTCAGTATTGTTTCCTTAACATTGTGTTATTTCCAATTGACGAGAGCGCTGTCCACAACAGCTCTCGGGCCGATAAAATCAGTCAAGGTTTTGTTGTTATATAGAGCGGATACAGTAAAGTATACAACATGCAACAAGGTATCCGGAACAGTAGTATATCCCATACTTTTCAATACCTTTGTGGTCTGTAATGTATAGGTAGTCTTCAAGCTGTTTGTATATTCGTCCCGTACCTTGCCGAGATCGAAAACGCTTGAATCGGACCAGGATACCAGATAATTTGTGACCGATGTCGTATCAGGCATACTCCATGTCAGCCGAATCGAATCAGTTTTTGCCACCGTGTTTTTGAAGAATGAGGCTACAAGGTTCACCGGCCTTTTGGTTTGTTCAAATACACTGAAAGACGGCGCCACATTATCTTTGCTGCAACCGTAGGCTATTGTAATTATCAGCGCTGTTGCCAGGAAAAATACTATCCTTTTCACTGAAATTATCTCCTTTTCCTAAAATCTTGTTGACACTAGTATGCCTGGTTTCCTGTCAACCAGAGCTGATTCTACTATAATATTTTTCCGTATTTCAGCTTTTTTACTCTCATTTGAGGATGGAGTAAAGAATATTGCATCAAATAAATTATACGCATAAACAGCCGCTGCTACAATCAAAGCAGTATTTCTGGTCGAATTCAGATTATCAAGAGTATCGTTTTTACTCTTTAAATCTGTATACAGCTTTAAAGCGCCGCCCTTGCCGTCATAGCTTCCTCTCCTCGCAGTCGCCATACCGGAAAGAATGGAAATGTCTCTGTCATAGGTATCCAGATTGGTCTTATAGTTTTCATTGTTATTCACAAAAATAGCCAGTGACGTTACTCCAGCGAGGAAAAAAGTCACACCTTTGACTTTTTGTCCGACTGTCATTTGACCAAGACCGGGGAAAAGCATGGAAAGAACCACTGCTTCTCGTTTCGATACCGTGGCGGCACGCACAAAGCTCTCTTCATTTTGTGCAAACGTAACTCCCAGAGTGCTAAAGAAAAGGAGTACAGACAAGCCGGTGATTGATGCTGCCTTTAACATACTCAATTTTGCCTCCCTCTTTATATCGAGTTTATAACTTGTTCGCAACGATATAATCTTTATGCGCCTTAGCAAATGTGAAAGCTTCCTGAGTAACAGCGCCGGTTGACTCAAATTTCTTCATAACCTTATCGAATGCGTCAGCAGCTTTCTGCCATTCACCCAATTCTTCGTAAGTTATCCCCACATTAGATAACGCACCGGTTTCACTCTCGGTTCCAGGATATTTCAAAATGACTGCCTCAAAACCTGTGGCAGCCTGACGGTACCAACCCATGACAGTAGCAGGATCCGCTTTCCCTTCACGAGCTTTTCCGAAAGGCTCATACGCTTTCTCATATTCAACGTATGCAACGGTCTCTTTAAGTTCATTTATCGTATCCGGAATCTTCTTCGCGACATCAGATTCAGGGTATTTTTTAAGAACTTCCTGATAGGTATTCAATGCATCCTCATATTTTTGGGCATTGTAATACGAGTCGGCAATACTGAACAGAGACTGCGCAGCAAATCTACTTTTCGGGTACTTATCAACCATCTGCCGAAGGGTTGCCATGGCTTCATCTTCCCTCTGCAGGTCCAAAAGCGCCCAGGCTTTGGTGAAGAGCGCTTCTTCAGCCTTTTCATGATTAGGATACTTTGTTATTACGGCATTAAAACCATTTACCGATTCTGAGTAGTTTCCGAGATTGTAATTACAGTCAGAATAATAGTAGATTGCTTCAGCGGTAAATTCCGAATTCGGATATCTATCAGAAAATGATTTGAATGCGTTTAGAGCCTCGGGAAACCTGCGCCCGTTATAATAGCAGAATCCGAGATAATAATGGGCCATTTCGGTCATCGCCGTGTTCGGAAATGCTTTTATGTATTGATTGAAATAATCTCCAGAAATATCGAGAGCATCTTTCTCTGTATTAAGTTTTGTTA
It contains:
- a CDS encoding biopolymer transporter ExbD, giving the protein MIIKRKGTEIEIGEAAMDMTPMTDCIFLLLIFFMITTTFIDVRGLVVDLPGPADQQEEQQQKKKDINVTISSEGQYTVAGSPVPAEALASAIKGAMEENNNKNVIFQGDPQAPHGAVIYAMDVAKGQGVEGMAFAVEQQARGAGN
- a CDS encoding MotA/TolQ/ExbB proton channel family protein — translated: MIEIFKAGGICMWPLLASALTGLAVVFERTITLHRLPSPRSCEKQLNDLESEFDKGGLEAAAKKVAKGKGVMNYVFARLLKRFDTLAAEKRDLTARRKAIGASLEASDPVTRFLTQQGDLNEFREELLVTIDESVKGYVGRFLPALATVGSISTLLGLLGTITGMISAFNSIAASGTGDPKVVAAGISEALITTATGLFIAIPSVVMYRYLANKADSSRASIELYAVSFANTLLAQLEKVK
- a CDS encoding DUF5683 domain-containing protein; the protein is MLKAASITGLSVLLFFSTLGVTFAQNEESFVRAATVSKREAVVLSMLFPGLGQMTVGQKVKGVTFFLAGVTSLAIFVNNNENYKTNLDTYDRDISILSGMATARRGSYDGKGGALKLYTDLKSKNDTLDNLNSTRNTALIVAAAVYAYNLFDAIFFTPSSNESKKAEIRKNIIVESALVDRKPGILVSTRF